Proteins from a single region of Gossypium arboreum isolate Shixiya-1 chromosome 1, ASM2569848v2, whole genome shotgun sequence:
- the LOC108483115 gene encoding E3 ubiquitin-protein ligase listerin isoform X2 yields the protein MGRQKGDGARSKARPSSSSLAASLLPSSSAAAAASVGFGGYVGSSRLDSSLSTEDSNPLLDIDSEIAQHLKRLARKDPTTKLKALASLSTLLKQKSGKEIVPIIPQWAFEYKKLLLDYNREVRRATHETMTNLVTAVGRDLAPHLKSLMGPWWFSQFDPSSEVSQAAKRSLQAAFPAQEKRLDALILCTTEIFMYLEENLKLTPQNLSDKSVALDELQEMHQQVISSSLLALATLLDVLVSVQIERPGFENLSAEQKRASKAKATAISFAEKLFSAHKYFLEFLKSQSPAVRSATYTVLKSFINHIPQAFDGGNMKTLATAILGAFQERDPACHSSMWDAILLFSKRFPDSWTTLNVQKSVFNRFWSFIRNGCFGSQQVSYPALVLFLDSIPSKAFSGDKFFLDFFHNLWAGRNPVHSPNVDRLAFFRAFKECFFWGLCNASRFCDTVDSVSHFRTTLINDILVKLLWQDYLSSVSSKDQDSDQPLSGKATEMQNIKYPISYLQELGKCIVEILSGIYSLEEDLLSLFCVVFQEACEELFQQKATTEQQTLNIEPIIKFLFLVDQHAKQNGESWPLLHLVGPMLVKCFPLVRSLDSADGARLLSISVSIFGARKVLQAIFSNNNAPFCGPTCEKDSEMKLEYFLQVYKETFVPWCLRGHNCTTSARLDLLLALLDDECFSEQWRAIITYAIDLVNSKIDSGSMDSNHLAVLGMLFDKARNEIRIRKFGEDSFHPPGSLPHHWHHELLEATAVSVAFSLPPFGTSDAQFVCSVLGGATEGNLDSFVSRKSMTLIFREVLRKLVSFILDSSFSSVKQASALFDSEENCLGLDSKNTGNVVDMARFALQIVEGSLFCLRALDEESGLVSNISAAVFIIDWEYRMSVAVEDALDDESRKKIKARMDICESAHGYLSNISNLWKSFSGDVRKGIRSILICTIRLAIFREDKLDNKNFASLCCMMMTDVLERLCQDQYEEQNLLDLLLSKGHMWPWWITPDLNSMEGLSKSDTERIYANGNYKFVSLIDKLIYKLGLHKVIACDDLDILPLSTKDSANTKVTSRAWVAAEVLCTWKWPEGSAATSFLPQLVSFAKSRNYSSYGSILDSIFSILLDGALIYGENCSQSLLHAWPTLGEDMEDIEEPFLRGLVSFLFTLLKENIWGPEKAMALFQLLVDKLFIGEAVNSNCLRILPSILCVLVPTLCQRSIRSSECTNKDGKPDPLNENQMQDAVKSWIHRILLFPSLVTWQTGEDMEEWFHLVFSCYPLKATGGNEIMKLNRDIDHEERVLLLNLFRKQKNESGRSIASNQLPMVQILLSKLMVICLGYCWREFDEEDWEFLFFHLRCWIESAVLVMEEVAENVNEIVTEHSSSDNADLIHKKLEESVLISDNSLINISKNSVFSFSFLCGLLELQPTEDTDNLNPSRTERWDPIKNQILESILRLFFSTGIAEAIAGSYSFEAASIISASRFYHRSFWESVASSVLKSPPHTRDEAAKSIKLWGLSKGPISSLYAILFSSRPMPSLQLAAFAVLSTEPVSKLAVFGEGIAPCSEVDSNTYQESINLDLSLEEDIHLTKELSYIIEKLPYDVLDMDLVAEQRVHLFLAWSLLLSHLSSLPSLSNPRERLVQYIQNSANPLILNCLFQHLLSDLSLMHVLKKKDGELPNIISEAATAAKCSITSGSVLFSVESLWPIDPVKMAAFAGAIYGLMLRLLPAYVWGWFSDLRDRSTSSMIESFTRTWCSPPLVANELSLIKTANFADENFSVSVSKSANEVVATYTKDETGMDLIIRLPASYPLRPVDVDCMRSLGISEVKQRKWLMSMMMFVRNQNGALAEAIRVWKRNFDKEFEGVEECPICYSVIHTVNHSLPRLACKTCKHKFHAACLYKWFSTSHKSSCPLCQSPF from the exons ATGGGGAGACAGAAGGGTGATGGAGCCAGGAGCAAGGCACGCCCTTCAAGCAGCAG CCTTGCGGCTTCTCTATTGCCATCGAGTTCGGCTGCCGCTGCCGCTTCCGTTGGATTCGGAGGCTACGTCGGTAGCTCCCGCCTTGATTCCTCTCTCTCCACCGAAGATTCCAATCCTCTTTTG GATATAGATAGTGAAATCGCACAACACTTAAAAAGGCTGGCACGGAAGGATCCTACCACCAAG CTTAAAGCTCTGGCATCTCTGTCTACTCTGCTCAAGCAAAAGTCTGGAAAGGAAATAGTACCAATCATTCCACAATGG GCATTTGAATACAAGAAGCTCTTGCTGGACTATAATCGAGAAGTTCGGCGAGCTACTCATGAAACAATGACTAATCTTGTCACTGCTGTCGG GAGAGATTTGGCACCGCATTTGAAGTCCTTGATGGGACCATGGTGGTTCTCTCAATTTGATCCCAGTTCTGAAGTTTCACAAGCTGCTAAGCGTTCATTACAG GCTGCCTTCCCTGCTCAGGAAAAGAGATTAGATGCTTTAATCTTATGCACAACTGAGATTTTTATGTATTTGGAAGAAAATTTGAAGCTTACTCCACAAAATTTGTCTGATAAATCTGTTGCTTTGGATGAGCTGCAAGAGATGCACCAGCAG GTGATATCTTCTTCATTGCTGGCTTTGGCAACACTTCTTGATGTTTTGGTCTCCGTGCAAATAGAAAGACCTGGTTTTGAAAATTTATCTGCTGAGCAAAAACGTGCTTCTAAGGCTAAGGCTACTGCAATTTCTTTTGCAGAAAAGCTCTTCtctgctcataaatattttctaGAGTTTTTGAAGTCTCAAAGCCCTGCTGTTCGGTCAGCTACATACACAGTCTTAAAAAGTTTCATTAACCACATTCCTCAGGCTTTTGATGGGGGAAATATGAAAACTCTTGCTACAGCAATTCTCGGTGCTTTCCAGGAAAGAGATCCTGCTTGTCATTCTTCAATGTGGGATGCAATATTGTTATTTTCAAAGAGATTTCCTGACAGTTGGACTACCTTAAATGTTCAGAAATCTGTATTTAACCGGTTTTGGTCTTTTATAAGGAATGGATGCTTTGGATCTCAGCAAGTTTCTTATCCAGCACTGGTTCTATTCTTAGATTCTATTCCTTCTAAGGCCTTCTCAGGAGACaaattttttcttgattttttccATAACCTATGGGCTGGAAGGAATCCAGTTCATTCTCCAAATGTGGATCGACTAGCATTTTTCAGGGCATTTAAAGAGTGTTTTTTTTGGGGATTATGTAATGCTTCTAG ATTTTGTGACACTGTTGATTCTGTCTCTCATTTCCGGACCACCCTTATTAATGATATCCTTGTAAAGCTTCTATGGCAAGACTACCTATCATCTGTGAGCTCAAAAGACCAGGATAGTGATCAGCCTCTCAGTGGAAAGGCAACAGAAATGCAGAATATCAAGTATCCGATAAGTTATCTTCAGGAGTTGGGAAAATGCATTGTTGAAATTCTTTCTGGCATTTATTCACTGGAAGAGGACCTTCTCTCTTTGTTTTGTGTGGTGTTTCAAGAAGCTTGTGAGGAATTGTTTCAGCAAAAAGCAACGACAGAACAGCAAACACTGAATATTGAACCAATTATAAAATTTCTGTTCTTAGTGGATCAACATGCAAAGCAAAACGGTGAATCTTGGCCTTTGTTGCATTTAGTAGGGCCAATGTTGGTCAAGTGTTTCCCATTGGTCAGATCACTT GATTCAGCAGATGGTGCAAGGCTACTATCCATTTCGGTTTCAATATTTGGAGCCCGAAAGGTACTCCAAGCAATTTTTTCCAACAACAATGCACCTTTTTGTGGTCCTACCTGTGAAAAGGACAGTGAAATGAAGCTGGAGTATTTTCTTCAAGTTTACAAGGAAACATTTGTTCCTTGGTGTTTGCGTGGACATAATTGTACTACCAGTGCTCGACTAGATCTGTTGCTTGCATTGCTTGATGATGAGTGTTTCTCCGAGCAGTGGCGTGCTATTATTACATACGCCATTGACTTGGTAAATTCTAAGATTGACTCGGGCTCCATGGACTCAAATCACTTAGCAGTGTTGGGAATGCTTTTTGACAAAGCAAGAAATGAGATTAGGATAAGGAAATTTGGAGAAGATTCTTTTCATCCGCCGGGTTCTCTCCCACATCATTGGCATCATGAGCTTCTTGAAGCAACTGCTGTTTCTGTTGCCTTTTCCCTTCCTCCTTTTGGAACTTCTGATGCACAGTTTGTGTG TTCTGTTCTTGGGGGTGCAACCGAAGGCAATCTAGATTCATTTGTCTCTAGGAAGTCAATGACCCTGATATTCCGGGAAGTTTTGAGAAAGCTAGTTTCTTTTATTCTGGATTCATCTTTTAGTTCTGTTAAGCAGGCAAGTGCTTTGTTTGATTCTGAAGAGAATTGCCTTGGATTAGACAGCAAGAATACTGGAAATGTGGTCGATATGGCTCGTTTTGCTCTTCAAATAGTTGAGGGTAGTTTGTTTTGCTTAAGGGCACTTGATGAAGAAAGCGGCTTGGTTTCAAATATTTCAGCAGCTGTGTTTATTATTGACTGGGAGTATAGGATGAGTGTAGCAGTAGAGGATGCTCTAGATGATGAGTCAAGGAAAAAGATTAAGGCACGGATGGATATTTGTGAATCAGCACATGGTTATCTATCCAATATCAGCAATTTGTGGAAAAGCTTCAGCGGAGATGTGAGAAAAGGAATAAGGAGTATCTTGATTTGCACTATTAGACTTGCTATCTTCAGGGAAGATAAACTAGACAACAAAAATTTTGCGTCTTTGTGCTGCATGATGATGACAGATGTGCTTGAGCGTCTTTGTCAGGATCAGTATGAGGAACAAAACCTGTTGGATCTTCTTCTAAGCAAGGGTCATATGTGGCCTTGGTGGATCACACCTGACTTGAATTCCATGGAAGGACTGTCTAAATCAGATACTGAAAGAATCTAT GCAAATGGTAACTACAAGTTTGTTTCTTTAATTGATAAACTTATTTATAAACTTGGGTTGCATAAAGTCATTGCTTGTGATGACCTGGACATTTTACCCTTATCAACCAAGGATTCAGCAAATACCAAGGTTACTTCTCGAGCTTGGGTTGCTGCTGAAGTACTGTGCACATGGAAGTGGCCAGAAGGAAGTGCTGCAACCTCTTTCTTACCTCAACTAGTCTCGTTTGCCAAGAGTAGAAATTATTCTTCCTATGGAAGCATCTTGGATTCCATTTTCAGCATTTTACTTGATGGTGCTCTCATTTATGGTGAAAACTGTTCACAGAGTTTGCttcatgcatggcccactttagGTGAAGATATGGAGGATATTGAAGAGCCCTTTTTGAGAGGTCTTGTATCTTTCCTTTTCACAttgttaaaagaaaatatttgggGTCCAGAAAAGGCTATGGCTCTGTTTCAGCTTCTAGTAGATAAACTCTTTATAGGTGAAGCAGTAAACTCAAATTGTTTGAGGATACTTCCTTCAATTTTATGTGTTCTTGTACCAACTTTATGTCAAAGAAGTATCAGGTCCAGTGAATGTACTAATAAGGATGGTAAACCTGATCCGCTCAATGAAAATCAGATGCAGGATGCTGTCAAAAGCTGGATCCATAGGATTCTACTATTTCCATCTTTGGTCACATGGCAAACTGGAGAAG ATATGGAAGAATGGTTCCACTTGGTCTTTTCATGTTACCCTTTAAAGGCTACAGGAGGTAATGAAATAATGAAACTGAATAGAGACATTGATCATGAGGAGAGAGTTCTCTTACTGAATTTATTTCGGAAGCAGAAGAATGAAAGTGGTAGATCAATTGCTTCTAATCAGTTGCCAATGGTACAAATCTTGCTGTCAAAGCTAATGGTTATTTGTCTTGGCTATTGCTGGAGAGAATTTGATGAAGAAGATTGGGAGTTTCTATTTTTCCACCTAAGATGCTGGATTGAATCAGCAGTGTTGGTGATGGAGGAAGTTGCTGAAAATGTGAACGAAATAGTCACTGAACACTCTTCTTCTGATAACGCTGATCTTATTCATAAAAAACTTGAAGAGAGTGTGTTGATTTCTGACAATTCTCTTATAAATATCAGTAAAAATTCCGTCTTCTCATTTTCTTTCCTTTGTGGGCTTTTGGAACTCCAACCAACAGAAGACACGGATAATTTGAACCCCTCAAGAACAGAAAGATGGGATCCAATCAAAAACCAGATTCTAGAAAGCATTCTCCGCTTGTTCTTTTCCACTGGCATTGCTGAGGCAATAGCTGGTTCTTATTCTTTTGAGGCTGCATCTATTATATCAGCTTCTCGATTTTATCATAGGTCTTTCTGGGAATCGGTTGCATCAAGTGTCCTCAAATCTCCTCCACATACTAGAGATGAAGCAGCCAAATCAATCAAACTCTGGGGACTAAGCAAAGGGCCTATTTCCTCTTTGTATGCCATCCTATTTTCTTCGAGGCCAATGCCATCTTTGCAGCTAGCTGCCTTTGCTGTTTTGTCAACAGAACCTGTTTCTAAGTTGGCTGTCTTTGGTGAAGGAATTGCACCTTGCTCGGAAGTTGATTCAAATACCTACCAGGAGTCTATTAATCTTGATCTTTCGCTAGAAGAGGATATCCATTTGACAAAAGAATTATCTTACATAATTGAGAAATTACCTTATGATGTTCTTGATATGGATTTAGTGGCAGAGCAGCGG GTACATCTATTCCTTGCTTGGTCTTTATTGTTATCCCATTTGTCATCATTACCTTCATTATCAAATCCAAGGGAGAGACTGGTACAATATATTCAAAATTCTGCTAATCCACTGATACTAAATTGCCTGTTCCAGCATCTGCTTTCCGACCTATCATTAATGCACGttctaaagaagaaagatggggaGCTTCCTAATATTATATCAGAAGCTGCAACTGCAGCCAAATGCTCCATCACGTCAGGGTCAGTATTGTTTTCTGTGGAATCACTTTGGCCTATTGATCCTGTGAAAATGGCTGCATTTGCTGGAGCGATATATGGCCTTATGCTTCGTTTGCTTCCTGCTTATGTGTGGGGATGGTTTAGTGATTTACGTGATCGCTCTACTTCATCAATGATTGAATCTTTTACTAGAACATGGTGCAGTCCTCCTTTGGTTGCGAACGAGCTCTCCCTG ATAAAAACAGCGAATTTTGCTGATGAGAACTTTTCAGTAAGTGTGAGCAAATCAGCAAATGAGGTTGTTGCTACCTATACAAAAGATGAGACAGGAATGGATCTCATTATTCGTCTTCCTGCGTCTTACCCATTACGGCCTGTAGATGTTGACTGTATGAGGAGCCTAGGGATAAGTGAAGTGAAGCAAAGGAAGTGGTTAATGTCTATGATGATGTTTGTTCGTAATCAG AATGGAGCTTTAGCTGAAGCCATACGAGTGTGGAAGCGTAATTTTGACAAGGAATTTGAAGGTGTTGAGGAGTGCCCTATATGTTACAGTGTTATCCACACTGTGAACCACAGCCTTCCTCGTCTTGCTTGCAAGACTTGCAAGCACAAATTTCATGCAGCGTGCCTCTACAAGTGGTTCTCAACTTCTCACAAATCTTCATGCCCCTTATGCCAGTCTCCGTTCTAA